The following DNA comes from Spirulina major PCC 6313.
CTCCATCTCGGCTTCGATGGCGCAGGCTTAGACGATCTCGACTGTCACGGCATCGTCGTCGCCGATTGGGATCGCGGTGTCACCGACCCGCAAAATGTAGTAGTGTTCTCAATGCCGTCGGTACTCGATCCCACCCTCGCCCCCCCCGGCCACCATGCCCTCCATGTCTACACCCCCGCCACAGAACCCTTTCACCTCTGGGCAGACCTTGAACGGGGCAGCGCCGCCTATGACGCGATGAAACAGGAACGCCTCGCCCCGGTGTGGCAGGCCATGGAGCGGGTGATTCCCGATTTGCGCGATCGCTGTGCCGTCACCCTCGAAGGCACACCCCTAACCCATCGCCACTTTTTAAGGCGCGATCGGGGTTCCTATGGCCCCGCCATCTCCGCCCAAACCGGCATTTTTCCCGGCTGCCATACCCCCATCCCCAAACTTCTCTGCTGCGGTGATTCCACCTTCCCCGGCATCGGTGTCCCCGCCGTCGCCGCCAGCGGCATGATCACCGCCAACACCCTCGTTTCTGTCTTCGACCACCTCAAACTCCTCAATGCTCTCGATCGTTAAACCATTCGATTGAGTTCAAATGCGGCTCTCATCAAACGGATTACACAGGGTTAATTCAGTCACTCGCTTAAAATCATCCACATTTCGAGTCATCACAGCCGCAGTACAGTGTAATGCTGTTGCTGCAATTAAAGCATCGGGTAGTTTGAGGTGATACTGCCGCCGCAATTGAATGGTGCGATCTTCAATTTCGGGCAAGAGGGAGACTCGTTCAAATTGCATCAATAAATCAGTGATTACCGCTTCTTCTTCCTGTGATAGCTCTGAAAAACTGAGCAACTCAATTCGCACAATGCTAGAAATGATTTCTTCATTTTGGCGAAGAAATTGTTCTGAGAAGATCGGTGAAATTTTTGGCTCTCCGATCAGGTAGTCAATAAAAATATTGGTGTCGTAGAGATACTTCACCGATCCCACTCCTGACGTATTGTTTCAGCATGAGTGAGCATTTTATCTCGTTTATCTTTTAAAAATCCCTTGGCTTTGTTGATCTTGGCATAGTCGC
Coding sequences within:
- a CDS encoding type II toxin-antitoxin system VapC family toxin; this translates as MKYLYDTNIFIDYLIGEPKISPIFSEQFLRQNEEIISSIVRIELLSFSELSQEEEAVITDLLMQFERVSLLPEIEDRTIQLRRQYHLKLPDALIAATALHCTAAVMTRNVDDFKRVTELTLCNPFDESRI